A segment of the Echinicola strongylocentroti genome:
CCGGGGCAAGCTAAAGTCCAAGGCTTCCTCTTCAAACATGACTGCACTTGTTGGTACTTTCTCCATGCGTTTGTGCTTAAAATTGGCATGCCAGAGCAGTTCCTTTTTATCCATACCTGTAAACCTGAGTGCCCCTACCCTGATCAGGACATTGAGCTGCTCGGCATCCACTTGGATACGGTTCATAAAATCCACTAATCCCAGATATTCCCCATTCCTTTCCCGTTCGGCCAGTAAGTGGTCAATGGTCTTCCGTTCGAGGTTCTGCACATGTACAAAGCCCACCGTTACCTGGTCCCCTGCAATGGATGTCAGGTATTGGCCTGTATTCAAGCAGGGAGGCAAGACCTTTCCCCCTGCCTTTTTGAGCTCATGGAAGTAAAACTGGGTACCATAAAAGCCACCAAAGTTATTGATCACCGCCACCATGAACTCCAGGGGATAATAGGTCTTCAGGTACAGGCTCTGGTAACTTTCCACGGCGAAGGAGGCAGAGTGGGCCTTGGAAAAGGAATAGCCACCGAAGGATTCCATCTGCCTCCAGACCTCCTTGCTGATGTGCTCGGGATGGCCAAGGGCACGACAGTTGGCAAAGAACTTCTCCTCGATCAGCTTGAAGCGGTTGTGCGAGCGGTACTTGCCCGACATGGCCCGCCGCAGGATGTCTGCCTCGCCCATATCAAGCCCCGCAAAATGGTGGGCAACCTTGATCACGTCCTCCTGGTAGACCATCACCCCATAGGTTTCCTTCAAGAGTCCCTCCATCTTGGGGTGCAGGTAGGGAATGTTTCCAGGGTTGTGGAAGCGCTCGATGTACTGCTTCATCATGCCCGATTGTGCCACGCCCGGACGTATAATGGAGCTTGCCGCCACCAGTGTCAGGTAGTCGTCGCACTTGAGCTTGGTTAGCAGCTGCCGCATCGCAGGGCTTTCGATATAAAAGCAGCCTATGGTATCTGCCCTCCTGATCTGGTCGGCCACTTTCGGATCCCGAAAGAACTTCTCCACCTGGCGGATGTCCACTTCCTCCCCTCGATTGTCCCTGATCAGCCCAATGGCATCCTTTATATGCGCCAGTCCCCGCTGGCTGAGGATATCGAGCTTGAACAGCCCGATCTTTTCTGCCAGGAACATGTCCACCTGTGCCGTGTTGAAGCCCTTTGGTGGCCGCTCCATGGCGGTATATCGGAATATCGGCCGTTCACTGATCAGCATGCCTCCCGGGTGGATGCTCTGGTAGTTGGGAAAGTCCTGCATCAATGCCCCATACTTGAGAATGGCCCGCTGGATACGGTCTTCGGGCGGTGCAGCATCCTTTCTGCGGCTGACCAGTTGGTCGATCTCCGGCTTGGGCAGGCCAAAGACCTTTCCCAGCTCCCTGATGATGGCCCGTCCCTGAAAGGTAGAGAACATACCCAACAGGGCAACGTGGTTGCGGCCGTAGCGCTTGAAGATATAGTCGATCACCTCGTCACGGTCCTGCCAGCTGAAGTCCATATCAAAGTCGGGGGGCGAGGTGCGGTGCGGGTTCAGGAAACGTTCGAAGTACAGGTCCAGCTTTATGGGGTCCACATCGGTAATCTTCAGGCAATAGGCCACGATCGAATTGGCCCCTGATCCCCTGCCGACATAGAAGAATTCCCGGTGCTGGGCGTAGCGCACCACGTCGAGCACGATCAGGAAATAGGCATTGAAATCCAGCTCATTGATGATCCGCAGTTCCTTTTTTACCCGTTCCAGGGCCGGTGTATTGTCCCGTCCATAGCGCAGGGCAAGCCCTTCCATGGCCAACTTCTCCAACAGGATGCGGTCGTCCTCCTTGGAGGAGGTAAAATATTTCTTGTTCTTGTCGGTGTGCAGTTCCATGTCCACCGAGCAGCTTTCCATGACACGCAGGGTATTCTGCAGCATTTCAGGATATTCGCCAAAGGCGTTCCACAGCTCCAGTTTAGTAGGAAAATGCTCCCCTTCCCCTGCAATGTCACCGGAACCAAGCTTGGAAAGCAGCGTGTTCCCATCGATGGCCCGAAGGATCCTGTGCAGGTTGTACCTTGTCCTGTCCTGGTAGGTCACCGGCTGGAGCACGACCCACTTGTCCGGGTGGCGTTCAGGGTGACATCCGTAGAGCCGGGACAGTTCTTCCCTCCTTACCCCTATCAGTTCACAGTTCCCAAGGTCCTCGGGGCCAAGGCTGCCAAAGGGATAGATGGTCCAGACTTCCTGTACGTCCGGCCTTTTGGGAAAGTCCCTTTTTTCCATCAGGTGTTCAGAAAGAAAGCGGTTGACCTGCATCAGCCCTTCATCGTTTTTGGCCAGCAGCACGTACAGCAGCCTGTTGCCATTGCGGATCTCCGCTCCGAGGACGGGCCTGATGCCCGATTTCCTGCAGAAGTCCACAAAGTCCCAGGCATCGGCCGTACTGTTGATATTGGTCAGTGCGAGTGATCTTACCTTTCGTGCCACGGCCATGTCCACCAGCTCTTGGGTGCCGATGGTACCGTAACGGTAGCTGAAATAGGTCTTGCAGTTCAGGTACATTCCTACCTCCCTTCCAATTTCCCCACTGCCCTCATGACCGCATGCGACCCGTGCTTCCTCCTTATCGTGTCCATGGCCTGGTAAAGCCGCACGTTCTCCTCGGTATCCTCGAACAGGCTTATCTGCTGGAACCCGCCCACCAGGTGGCTGACCTTTACCCCGATCAGGCGTACCAGCATCCTTCGATCATAGAGCTTGGCAAAGAGCTCCTTGGCCTTTGCCAGCAGCACATCATCATTGGCCGTATAGGGAAGCACGGCCTGCCGGCTCACGGTATCAAAATTGGCATAGCGCAGCTTGACGGTAATGCAGCCACAGAGCCGCTGCTGTTTGCGCAACAGAAAGGCCACCCTTTCGGTCAGTCTTACCAGTTCCCCGCCCAGGAAGCCCATGTTGATCGTATCGCTTTCGAAGGTCTCTTCCTTTCCTATGCTCTTCTGTTCTGTATAGGGTACTACCGGGCTGTCGTCCTTCCCGTTGGCCTTTTTGGAAAGGGCAATTCCGCTTTTGCCCAGCAGGTTCCGCATCATGGGCTCGGGGATTTCGGAGAGCAGCTTGATGGTTTCCACTCCCATCCGCCGCAACAGCGAAGAGGTCTTCAGCCCGATGCCCGGCATCCGTTCTACGGCCAATGGTGCCAGGTAGCCCTTCTCAAAACCGAAGGGTATCTCCATCTGTCCGTTGGGCTTGGCATCCTCTGTGGCCACCTTGCTGACCAGCTTATTGGAGGCCAGCGCATAGCTGATGGGAAGGCCCGATTCGCGGAGGATCTTCTTCTTGAGCTCGGCCGTATAGCTGCTGCAGCCGAAGAAGCGGTCCATACCCGTCAGGTCAAGGTAGAACTCATCGATGGAGGCCTTCTCCACGACGGGCACCTCGCTGCGGATGATGTCGGTCACCACACGGCTGTGATAGCTGTAGCTGTCCATGTCACCCTGCAGGTACACTGCCGACGGACAGAGCCTTCGGGCCAGCTTCATGGGCATGGCACTGTGCACGCCAAACTTCCGTGCCTCATAGCTGCAGGAGGCCACCACCCCACGGTCGGAGTGTCCGCCGATGATCACCGGTTTGTCCTTTAGGGCACTGTTGCCCAGCCTTGCCACACTTACAAAGAAGGTGTCCAGATCAAAATGCACCACATTCCTTTTCATTTGTCCGAACGTTTTGGTATAATTGGTAACAATTACGACATTATTATGTTTTAAATATTACCAATAAATCATGGACAATACAAGCTTTTTTTGGTCTTCCAATATTAAATTCCTCCGTAAGCGCAAGAAAATGAGCCAGATGTCGCTGGCAGAAAAATTGGACATTTCCCGTCCCAAGGTGAACACCCATGAAAACGGCCATGTCAAGAACCCGCCCATGGCCGATATGGTGCTGTTCTCCGACTTCTTCCGCATGAGCATCGATACACTGGTGAAGGTGGACCTGTCAACACTCTCCGAGCTAAAGCTGCGGGACCTGGAGGCGGGCAATGACGTATACCTGAAAGGAGGCAGTATGCGCATCCTGGCCACTACTGTCAACAACGACAACCAGGAAAATGTGGAACTCGTCCCGGTCAAGGCCAAGGCAGGCTACCTGTCGGGGCACAGTGACCCGGGGTTTATCAGTAAACTGCCGGTGTTCAACCTGCCCCAGTTGGACGTAAACCGAAAATACCGCATGTTCCCCACCGAAGGGGACTCGATGCTTCCCGTGCCCGAGGGGGCCTTTGTGATTGCCGAGTTCCTGCAGGACTGGAGCGGGATAAAGGAGAAAACAGCCTGTATCGTGGTGACCAAAGAGGAAGGCATCAGTTTTAAACTGGTCACCGACCGCATAGAAAAAAACAGGAGTTTGTTGCTGGAATCTCTCAACAGCCTGTACGAGCCCTATGAAGTGGATGTGATGGAAGTATTGGAAGTATGGAAGTTCCACAGTTATTTCACCGAAAACATCCCCGGCCCGATGAGCTCCATGGAGCAGATGGGCAGGGATGTCAGGGAGATCAAGGCAACCCTCCATACTTTGGCGAAAAAGGAAAAGTAGAGGAGCCTGTCCCTAAATTGGTTGGAGCACTTCGGGCACGTTGGTATTGACGCGGGAATTGGTCACCCCGTCGATCACCCGGTAGCCTTCCATCTTGCTGTCATCGGGGTAGGGTACCATCAGGTCGGACATTTCGTCCTTGTCCAGGTCCTGTAAGAGCCAAGCTTCTGCCTGTTCCCCGTCCAACACCAATGGCATGCGTTTTTTTTCGTTGTGGATCCCTTCCAACAGCGGATTGGCCGGAACGGTAATGATGCTGAAAGTGGGCATGTCCTTCCACACGGAATAAATGGCGCCAAGGGTAAAATAGTCCCCTTCTTTGGGCCTGATAAAATAGGACTGGGCTTTTTTCTGTCCGTCCGGATGGTGGGGCTCAAAAAAACCGTTACAGACCACCAGGCAACGGCTCTTCCAGTAGGCCTTGTAGGAACCCTTCTCAAAGAGCTCTTCGCCCTTGGCATTGAGGGTATTGGCCTTCCAGGCGGATTCTTCCTTTACCCAGTGGGGAAAGAGCTTCCATCGGTACATGTGGATGGCATTCTGGTCTGCCGTACTCAGTACGGGAAGGAAGGGTTGTGCAAAGCCGTTGAGGTCGTAGCCCGGCTCGAACAGGTCCGGTTCGGCCACTTTCTTTCCAAAGTCCTTTTCTACGGCCTTGATGTCCTTGTGCAGGGAAACATGGTAACACATGGGCTTAAAAAGATGGTGAAGTACCAATATAACCATAAAACCAACAACTCCCTATGCGGATCTTGTGGAAAATTTCGGTTATTTTAAAGTGCACTATCTTCCTTGCCCATGCTTTTTTCCATTGATTTTGACCATACACATTTCATCAACCTGTGCCACAACTTCAGGACCTTTGCACAGCGGGAACCCACGCATGAAGAAATGGAGGAAATTTATCGCATCGCCCTGCTATTGGACAGTTACGGCATGTTGGCCCCCACCTATCCCCTTTCTGATTTTTATGTCGTCAGCAGGGCCCTGTTGGGCACCGATGTTGAAATGGGGTTCAGCAACCGGGCCACCCGGGCCACCTGCTGGATCGGGATCTATGAATGGGAGGACGACCTTTTCTTGGTCTATTCCATAAAGGACGGCAAACATCCCGTCATGGAGGTGAACCACTTGGGAAGCTGTCCCTTGAATGCCCTGTTAATGATGTGCAACAAATCACTTTTTGGGGAATCCCGGGTATTTGAGGGAATTTTCAACGCAGTTTATCCTACAAAAAGCTGAACCTAAGGTATAAATATTCGACTGCTCCCTTGCTTAGGCTCGGACACCTAATAAACTACCCCGAGGCAGAGCCATCGAGGAATTCTTATTGATTAAAATCCCATTTCATTACCTGAGGTTTCTTGGGATAATCACCTATATTTATCGAAAAGGTTGGTAAATGGAAAAGTCAAGAACGGTCCAACCCGGAGAACTGCTAAAACTGGAATTTATGGATCCATTCGAACTTTGTATTGCAGAACTTTCTACAAAATCCGGAATAGCAGAGCAACAACTCTCCACGATCATTAGAGGAGAAGGTAAGATCACTTTAGGGCTGGCCAAAAACTGGGACTACTTTGGTACCACCATTGCCATTCATACAGAGCAAGGATACCTGACTTTTCAATGGCCAAATGAAGTACAAACCAAAGGAGCTTTTTTTTGTCGCCAAACTTCAAAGACTCTACTGATGGACAAAAAACTTTATAGCGCCCTACTGACATTGGAGGACATGCTTCCTAACTAGCTATTTTCTGTCCCTTTATTTCCCCAATACTTTCCAGCTTCCACCCTTATCAGGGCCGATTCTTTCAATCCTACCTTCCTCATTTAATTTTTTAATATTGTATTCCACTCCTTGTCTAGTCAATCCTGTTAGCTTACCAAGTTCTTTTATGGCTATTTTGGCATTTCCTGCATTGCTGACAGGATTATCCCCACAGTTTTCTCCACAGTCCTGCACAGTACTACTGTAAACATCCCCTCGGTTTTGAAGCTGGGCTCCGGAAGTTTGGCATTTTTCATCAAGTCCCTTATTCTACCAATCCCCGAACCAAAACAGCCTGGAAATGGTAAACGGTATTTTGGAATATTCCAAAACCACCGTAATGTCCAGGGCGCAGGAAAAGATCGCTTTGAAGGAGTTGTGTTCCGGCATCGTCGATAGCCTATCCATTGTCCAGCCGGTAAGCATATCCTAAAAATATCTACAACCTTTCTTTCGCCTGAACAGGGACAAACAACCTCCAAATTATAAAACCATCCTCTCGGAATACAATGGAAGGATACGGACAGCGTCCCCTGTGGGAGAAGGCACCATTTTCCATTTTACCGTACCCTTGGAGCAATAATGGACGTGTCCATACTAATTGGCATTCAAACGCACCCGTTTTTGGTTCCTGAGGGTCATAATCTGGGGGCTCTTAGTCGCCCAGGATTTCATTAAAATCAGTCGCTGAACCATTAACCCAAATTATATCTCTCCGGCGTACCAGATGACAATCCCCTGGCCAATAATCTCATTAAGTTCCAAGATAAATATTGATTCCCCGTGAACTTAGCTGGTTTAATTGAGCCACTCCTACTACCCATTCGTGTAATGGCAGTTTCTTTGTAATCCCCTCCTCTTTTATCAGCCATTCTTACGATATGGTCCAGTTTATTGGGATACATAAACATTCTGGTT
Coding sequences within it:
- a CDS encoding DNA polymerase III subunit alpha, which encodes MYLNCKTYFSYRYGTIGTQELVDMAVARKVRSLALTNINSTADAWDFVDFCRKSGIRPVLGAEIRNGNRLLYVLLAKNDEGLMQVNRFLSEHLMEKRDFPKRPDVQEVWTIYPFGSLGPEDLGNCELIGVRREELSRLYGCHPERHPDKWVVLQPVTYQDRTRYNLHRILRAIDGNTLLSKLGSGDIAGEGEHFPTKLELWNAFGEYPEMLQNTLRVMESCSVDMELHTDKNKKYFTSSKEDDRILLEKLAMEGLALRYGRDNTPALERVKKELRIINELDFNAYFLIVLDVVRYAQHREFFYVGRGSGANSIVAYCLKITDVDPIKLDLYFERFLNPHRTSPPDFDMDFSWQDRDEVIDYIFKRYGRNHVALLGMFSTFQGRAIIRELGKVFGLPKPEIDQLVSRRKDAAPPEDRIQRAILKYGALMQDFPNYQSIHPGGMLISERPIFRYTAMERPPKGFNTAQVDMFLAEKIGLFKLDILSQRGLAHIKDAIGLIRDNRGEEVDIRQVEKFFRDPKVADQIRRADTIGCFYIESPAMRQLLTKLKCDDYLTLVAASSIIRPGVAQSGMMKQYIERFHNPGNIPYLHPKMEGLLKETYGVMVYQEDVIKVAHHFAGLDMGEADILRRAMSGKYRSHNRFKLIEEKFFANCRALGHPEHISKEVWRQMESFGGYSFSKAHSASFAVESYQSLYLKTYYPLEFMVAVINNFGGFYGTQFYFHELKKAGGKVLPPCLNTGQYLTSIAGDQVTVGFVHVQNLERKTIDHLLAERERNGEYLGLVDFMNRIQVDAEQLNVLIRVGALRFTGMDKKELLWHANFKHKRMEKVPTSAVMFEEEALDFSLPRFPKKPLEDAYDEIELIGFTLGDPFELADDDRTGVVYVHELPKLVGRQVCLLGHLVTTKPVRTVRGDYMAFGTFLDEKGDWLDTVHFPLVLKKYPFHTGGFYRIYGKVTEEFGVYAVEVRDMRGVGLRK
- the dinB gene encoding DNA polymerase IV, producing MKRNVVHFDLDTFFVSVARLGNSALKDKPVIIGGHSDRGVVASCSYEARKFGVHSAMPMKLARRLCPSAVYLQGDMDSYSYHSRVVTDIIRSEVPVVEKASIDEFYLDLTGMDRFFGCSSYTAELKKKILRESGLPISYALASNKLVSKVATEDAKPNGQMEIPFGFEKGYLAPLAVERMPGIGLKTSSLLRRMGVETIKLLSEIPEPMMRNLLGKSGIALSKKANGKDDSPVVPYTEQKSIGKEETFESDTINMGFLGGELVRLTERVAFLLRKQQRLCGCITVKLRYANFDTVSRQAVLPYTANDDVLLAKAKELFAKLYDRRMLVRLIGVKVSHLVGGFQQISLFEDTEENVRLYQAMDTIRRKHGSHAVMRAVGKLEGR
- a CDS encoding helix-turn-helix domain-containing protein, with the translated sequence MDNTSFFWSSNIKFLRKRKKMSQMSLAEKLDISRPKVNTHENGHVKNPPMADMVLFSDFFRMSIDTLVKVDLSTLSELKLRDLEAGNDVYLKGGSMRILATTVNNDNQENVELVPVKAKAGYLSGHSDPGFISKLPVFNLPQLDVNRKYRMFPTEGDSMLPVPEGAFVIAEFLQDWSGIKEKTACIVVTKEEGISFKLVTDRIEKNRSLLLESLNSLYEPYEVDVMEVLEVWKFHSYFTENIPGPMSSMEQMGRDVREIKATLHTLAKKEK
- a CDS encoding SOS response-associated peptidase, which gives rise to MCYHVSLHKDIKAVEKDFGKKVAEPDLFEPGYDLNGFAQPFLPVLSTADQNAIHMYRWKLFPHWVKEESAWKANTLNAKGEELFEKGSYKAYWKSRCLVVCNGFFEPHHPDGQKKAQSYFIRPKEGDYFTLGAIYSVWKDMPTFSIITVPANPLLEGIHNEKKRMPLVLDGEQAEAWLLQDLDKDEMSDLMVPYPDDSKMEGYRVIDGVTNSRVNTNVPEVLQPI
- a CDS encoding helix-turn-helix transcriptional regulator, producing MEKSRTVQPGELLKLEFMDPFELCIAELSTKSGIAEQQLSTIIRGEGKITLGLAKNWDYFGTTIAIHTEQGYLTFQWPNEVQTKGAFFCRQTSKTLLMDKKLYSALLTLEDMLPN
- a CDS encoding winged helix-turn-helix transcriptional regulator; this translates as MQDCGENCGDNPVSNAGNAKIAIKELGKLTGLTRQGVEYNIKKLNEEGRIERIGPDKGGSWKVLGK